From the genome of Nomia melanderi isolate GNS246 chromosome 14, iyNomMela1, whole genome shotgun sequence, one region includes:
- the LOC143175310 gene encoding oxidoreductase-like domain-containing protein 1 codes for MNLARLITRNQSCNCRQIFSTCRKCVRDTGETSSCEKNTEKKENEDSSSIDDLSEPTNCCMSGCVNCVWIQYAEKLSATIEKSDTDLQKAIIEKVQDPNMKAFLTMELRCRNLLK; via the coding sequence ATGAATTTAGCTCGGTTAATTACTAGAAATCAATCGTGCAACTGTCGACAAATATTTTCCACGTGTAGGAAGTGCGTCCGCGACACAGGGGAAACGTCATCGTGCGAGAAGAAcacggagaaaaaggaaaatgaagaTTCCTCGTCGATCGACGACTTATCGGAGCCCACGAATTGTTGCATGTCCGGCTGCGTGAATTGCGTGTGGATCCAGTACGCGGAGAAGCTGAGCGCCACTATTGAAAAGAGCGACACCGATTTGCAGAAGGCGATCATTGAAAAAGTGCAGGACCCGAACATGAAGGCGTTCCTCACGATGGAGCTTAGATGTAGGAATCTTCTCAAATGA
- the LOC116427096 gene encoding uncharacterized protein LOC116427096 yields the protein MGRKIPGKKHRGVKDPFKQHARRQAELETKINAPPKDVEEQKVPKSLERVVKLKEAVKSGKIGKLKKRRKKKKALITVGDVPKPLHPKSRPEKVVPIFQQKQGESKEHFLNRVNRDTHNFIQETAFETKYGVQVNRNPETGNIEGLTKCSMNEIDKIEMLRAKHKNIKKKKKKKGTVEVKMTKSQKKREKLKLKKEKRKLEDVNDFENIKDEVEFGEVVHEPPQIKIRPKAADTAISAKPGKKDLLLHSLVTNGGQTKVGSKKGVSTDKSGKLRNLPIGQRRQIEKDQNDVIEAYKRLKAQRSAGIN from the exons ATGGGTAGGAAAATTCCCGGGAAAAAGCATCGGGGGGTGAAGGACCCTTTTAAGCAACACGCGAGGCGTCAAGCTGA GTTAGAAACGAAGATAAACGCTCCGCCAAAAGATGTAGAAGAGCAAAAGGTACCCAAAAGTTTAGAGAGGGTAGTGAAACTGAAAGAAGCGGTGAAGTCTGGTAAAATAGGTAAActgaaaaagaggagaaagaagaagaaggcacTAATAACGGTAGGGGATGTTCCAAAGCCTTTACACCCAAAATCAAGACCGGAGAAGGTTGTTCCTATCTTCCAGCAAAAGCAGGGTGAAAGTAAGGAACATTTCCTGAATAGAGTCAATAGAGACACTCATAATTTTATTCAAGAGACTGCGTTCGAGACAAAATATGGAGTCCAAGTAAATAGAAATCCAGAAACAGGAAATATTGAGGGGCTAACAAAATGTAGTATGAATGAAAtagataaaattgaaatgttaagaGCGAAACATAAGAATattaagaagaagaaaaaaaagaagggtACAGTTGAAGTTAAGATGACAAAAAGTCAAAAGAAGAGGGAAAAATTAAAgttgaaaaaggaaaagagaaaactaGAGGATGTGAACGACTTTGAGAATATCAAAGATGAAGTAGAGTTTGGTGAAGTTGTTCATGAACCACCGCAAATAAAAATTAGACCTAAGGCAGCTGACACTGCTATCAGTGCAAAG CCTGGGAAGAAGGATCTTCTACTACATTCATTGGTCACAAATGGAGGGCAGACCAAAGTGGGTTCCAAGAAGGGAGTGTCTACAGACAAATCTGGCAAACTTCGGAATTTACCGATTGGACAAAGAAGACAGATAGAGAAAGATCAAAATGATGTCATAGAAGCATACAAGAGGCTGAAAGCTCAACGATCTGCTGGCATCAACTAG
- the BORCS5 gene encoding BLOC-1 related complex subunit 5: protein MGSEQSSQGGAQSAGTGRTRSAPLRRGKSVPSRERVPEDTPPRCTSPGASICSDSDLPYIPYTVNRPIGDSPKMTNKQSQLYRGKSLGAQDISRRKNSLGSSSYRKSTSDKIHNIVVVKPAVADPTADKDPDLVKLQSIPMFLPIMRGTLNLPPGVRDPEVLERLDPIGLFNLCARYQHHLNTNAQMIAGEQAALCINIEPEVTKLLNLAIERQKKFAKFAEQLNKIHELKKQMTKCRSLLTQTLESLETLNNVLPIEERLEPFVWTTG from the exons ATGGGATCGGAGCAAAGCTCTCAAGGTGGCGCGCAAAGTGCTGGCACTGGCAGGACAAGAAGTGCGCCATTGAGGCGGGGTAAGAGTGTACCCAGTCGTGAAAGGGTGCCAGAGGATACACCGCCAAGATGCACTAGTCCTGGTGCCAGTATTTGTTCGGATTCTGATCTACCCTATATACCTTACACGGTGAACAGACCCATTGGAGACTCACCGAAAATGACTAACAAACAATCGCAATTATACAGAGGCAAAAGTTTGGGTGCGCAAGATATATCTAGACGTAAAAATAGCTTAGGTTCTAGCAGTTACAG GAAATCTACCTCTGATAAAATTCACAACATAGTAGTAGTGAAACCAGCTGTCGCAGACCCTACAGCTGACAAGGATCCTGATTTGGTTAAATTACAAAGTATCCCCATGTTCCTACCCATCATGCGTGGTACCCTCAATTTGCCTCCTGGTGTCAGAGACCCAGAAGTCCTGGAAAGGCTGGATCCAATCGGTCTGTTTAATCTGTGTGCACGCTATCAGCATCACCTTAATACTAATGCTCAAATGATTGCTGGGGAACAAGCTGCTCTGTGCATCAATATTGAACCGGAAGTTACCAAGCTACTGAATCTGGCAATAGAGAGGCAAAAGAAGTTTGCTAAATTTGCTGAACAACTGAACAAAATACACGAGCTTAAGAAGCAAATGACCAAGTGTCGTTCTCTCCTTACTCAAACATTGGAGAGTCTAGAGACATTGAATAATGTTCTACCAATAGAAGAGAGACTGGAACCATTTGTATGGACTACTGGATAA